DNA from Mycobacterium sp. SMC-8:
TGTGGTCCGGATGCTGCTGACGCTGCACGGCATCATCCGGCCCGATCCGGTGACGCTGGCCGAGCGGGCGCTGGCCGCCGTTCGCCCGCAACTGCACAGCCATGGTGGGGACGTGACGCTGGTGCGGGTCGACGACCGCGTGGCGTTCGTCCGGCTCGAAGGGGCCTGCAACGGTTGTTCGATGGCCTCGGTGACTCTTCGCGAGCTCGTCGAAGCCGCTCTGTTGCAGGGTGTTCCGAATCTGGAGGCGGTCGAGGTGGTGTCCGGCGAGGCCACACCGACGCTGATACCGGTCGAGGCGCTGCGGATACCGCCCAGAGCGGAGGCGGACGGATGGGTGAACGTCGGCCGCGTGGACTCGATCGCCGTCGACGAGATCCGGGTCCTCGGCGGCGACGTCCTCGTGGTCAACATCGGACAGAAACTGTCGGCTTTCTACAACGAGTGCGCCCACGAGGCGCTGCCGCTCGGCGATGCGGTCTTCGACGCCACGGCGGGCACGCTGACGTGTCCGTGGCACGGGTTCTGCTATGACGCGGAGTCGGGGGAGTGCCTGTCCGCGCCGGGGGTGCAACTGGAGCAGCTACCGTTGCGGATCGACGATGGGGATGTCTGGGTTCGGACCGGCCGATGAGCCGTTACACGGTGCGGCACACCATTGCCGGGCGGCCTGCCGGCCACTCACCGGAAGCGCCGCCGGCCGAGGACAACAGCGGCGGCTGGCGACCGCTGCGCTGGCTGGGAGCACCAGCGCCGGGTGGGTTGGCGTTGCCCCAAGCGACCCCAAGCATGGCCTGGATGTATTCGCCGCGTGGGGTTTTCGTCGACGACGAGCACGTCGTCGTCGCAGACTCCGGCAACCACCGCGTCCTGATCTGGCACGGCCTGCCGGATAGCGACGAGCAGGACGCGGATGTGGTCCTCGGTCAGCCGGACGGGATTTCGGAGGGCCGTGCGGCGGGAGGCCGCGGGCCCGAGCGCGGGATGAACCTGCCGACCGGCGTCGCGATCATCGACGGCCGGCTGATCGTCGCCGACGCGTGGCATCATCGGTTGCTGATCTGGAACCGGGTGCCCGAGTCCGACGATGTGGCACCCGACGTGGTGCTCGGGCAGCCCGACGCCGGATCCGTGGAACCCAATGCGGGCCGGGCCTGCTCGGCGGGGACCTTCTACTGGCCCTTCGGATTCGCAAGGCTCGGTGACCGGTTCTGGGTGGCGGACACCGGCAACCGGAGGGTGTTGGGGTGGAGCGGCGGCATCCCGGAACCGGGGCAGGCGGCGGACATCGTGCTCGGGCAGCCGACGGCGAGTGCCAGGGAGGAGAACCGGGGCCAGGCGGTCGGACCGGCGAGCTTTCGGTGGCCGCATGCGATCGCCGGGACGTCGGAGCTGCTGCTGGTCGCCGATGCCGGAGATCATCGCGTGCTCGGCTGGTCACCGCACCCGGCCGCCGATGCTCCCGCGAATCTCGTTCTGGGACAGCCTGATTTCGTCACCGCGCAGGAGTGGCCCTATGGCCCGCACACCGGTGACAGGTTCCGGTTCCCGTACGCGATAGACCTCGACGGTGGCTGCGTCGTCGTGGCGGACACGGCCAACAATCGAATCCTGGTGTGGGACGGTGTGCAGGCGGGGGCGCTCGGGGGTCGGCCGGCCGATCATGTGCTGGCCCAACCCGACTTCGGGTCCAACGGCGAGAACCGCTGGTCGCTGGTGGGGCGCGACACCCTCTGCTGGCCGTACGGCGTGAGCCTGCACGGCGATCTGTTGGCCGTTGCGGACTCGGGCAACAACCGCGTCATGATCTGGAGACGATCTTGAGGCCGCTGATCGTGCAGGACGACGGCCAGATCGGTTTCTACTGGACGACATCCGACGGAGCGCCCACCACGCTGCACGTGCTCGTCGGCGAGGACGACGAACCCGACCGGTTGGTGGCGACGCATCTGTCCGCGCTCGACGATTCGCTGATCGATGCTTCCCGGCGGTTCGGGGAGCTCCTCGGCGGCGGGCGGAGGCCGACGGTTCAGGACCGTCAGGATCTGGGCGAGCTCTATCGCAGTGTGGACCGGGCGTGCCTGGACTATGCGCGAGCAGTGGAGCGTCTCGGACTCGCGCCGGATTCCAGGGCCGGCCAGATCATCGGCACCGCAGTGCTGATGTCGATTCTGGCCCGACATCCGTTGGACATGCTAGGGCCGGCCCCCCTTGACGGTGAACTCGACGAACCGAAGCCAGGTGTCGTCGGCGGATACGGCGAGATGGCGCAGGTGGACCATGCCCGGCCGTGGAAAGGCGGCCGCTGGGTGGTGCGCACCGAGGCGGGCACCCGGTTGCCGCTGACGTTGTCGATGTTGCTGTACGACAGCTCGGGCACCAACAAGGACGCCGCACGCCGTGAGCACTGCGAGGCCATGCAGAAGGTGGTTTCATCTGCAGCGCAGACCGATGCCGATCCCTACGACGTCGCGTGCGCGCTGGACTGGTTGTTGTACGACTGGCTGATGGCCCACCGCGACGGTCCCGACAGCGCGGAGATCGTCCTCCCGAAGGGCCGCGACGGTGATGCCACGGTGCTGGTGGCCGCTGCGGCGGCCTCCGTCGCTGCGCGGGCCACCTTCGATCCGGCCCTGGTGTGCTGAACCTCAGGCAGGGGTCAGCGTCACGTTGTGCAGCGCAACGGCCACGTCGCTGGGCAGAATTTCGACGAACGTCGGCACGTCCCGCAGGGCCGCGCCCATTCCGATGATGTTCCCCGGAGATGTTGGCGCACAGGGGAAGTCGCTGCACCGGAACCAGCGGCCGGGCGGGCTCTGGTAAGGCTGCATGCTGGGGGACTGGTCTACGCGGTAGTGCCCGGGCGGGATGTACGCGGTCGCCCAGCCGTCGCGGGGCTGGGTGGTGACACCGAAGACGCCGTTGCTGCCGTACGGTGCCGCGGCCGCGGGCGCCGCGGACAGCACGCCGCCCGTCAACGCACATGCAGCAGCCAAGGTGAGCGCCGGCGCCCGCCGGAAGCCACGAGTCATCCCATGAGACTAGCCGGGGTGTGGAACGTGGCAGCGTCTTACGGACCCGGAGTCGTATGGAATGGGCGCGCGCTTCCGGTCGAGGCCGTGCATCCTCGGCAAGCATGTCG
Protein-coding regions in this window:
- a CDS encoding NifU family protein codes for the protein MTAVDAGAADLEVLARRVDAAVAALAELDPTARAAAEELKAAVEEIHRAGLTTIVARMRADDAARPLLFDLVDDPVVRMLLTLHGIIRPDPVTLAERALAAVRPQLHSHGGDVTLVRVDDRVAFVRLEGACNGCSMASVTLRELVEAALLQGVPNLEAVEVVSGEATPTLIPVEALRIPPRAEADGWVNVGRVDSIAVDEIRVLGGDVLVVNIGQKLSAFYNECAHEALPLGDAVFDATAGTLTCPWHGFCYDAESGECLSAPGVQLEQLPLRIDDGDVWVRTGR
- a CDS encoding NHL repeat-containing protein translates to MSRYTVRHTIAGRPAGHSPEAPPAEDNSGGWRPLRWLGAPAPGGLALPQATPSMAWMYSPRGVFVDDEHVVVADSGNHRVLIWHGLPDSDEQDADVVLGQPDGISEGRAAGGRGPERGMNLPTGVAIIDGRLIVADAWHHRLLIWNRVPESDDVAPDVVLGQPDAGSVEPNAGRACSAGTFYWPFGFARLGDRFWVADTGNRRVLGWSGGIPEPGQAADIVLGQPTASAREENRGQAVGPASFRWPHAIAGTSELLLVADAGDHRVLGWSPHPAADAPANLVLGQPDFVTAQEWPYGPHTGDRFRFPYAIDLDGGCVVVADTANNRILVWDGVQAGALGGRPADHVLAQPDFGSNGENRWSLVGRDTLCWPYGVSLHGDLLAVADSGNNRVMIWRRS